One genomic window of Pseudobacteroides sp. includes the following:
- a CDS encoding bifunctional 3-deoxy-7-phosphoheptulonate synthase/chorismate mutase, which produces MVKSIKELRQEIDSVNIEIMSLLNKRASLVKEISELKDGTNYFDPVRENEMMEMILKLNKGPLYNDILKDIFSSIFAASLRFMGVTRERKLLISSSNESGFLNIRDIFSLQTQEPVIIAGPCAVEKTEYLEIIAKHLKNRAIKFLRGGAFKPRSSPYEFQGLREEGLKILSYIGKTYDLITITEVVDTRDVEMVACYADVLQIGARNMQNFELLKEAGQTQKPILLKRGMNATIQEFMYAAEYIGLQGNRKLIMCERGIRTFETKTRNTLDISSIPIIKSETSLPILVDLSHSLGRKDIVNQIAKAVLAAGADGVMVEVHPYPEIALSDSKQQLTPLEFDRMLDILKA; this is translated from the coding sequence ATGGTAAAGTCAATTAAGGAATTAAGACAGGAGATAGACAGTGTAAACATTGAAATTATGTCATTACTGAACAAGAGGGCAAGTCTCGTAAAAGAGATAAGCGAATTGAAAGATGGAACAAACTATTTTGATCCTGTTCGGGAAAATGAAATGATGGAAATGATTTTAAAATTGAATAAAGGTCCTTTATACAATGATATACTTAAGGATATTTTTTCAAGTATTTTTGCAGCATCGCTGAGATTTATGGGGGTAACCCGGGAACGCAAACTGCTTATAAGTTCTAGCAATGAGAGTGGTTTTTTGAATATTCGAGATATTTTTAGCTTACAGACACAGGAACCTGTAATTATAGCAGGGCCTTGTGCTGTTGAAAAGACTGAGTATCTTGAGATAATCGCAAAACATTTAAAGAATAGGGCAATCAAGTTTCTGCGTGGTGGTGCTTTTAAGCCGAGATCATCTCCATATGAATTCCAAGGATTAAGAGAAGAGGGATTAAAAATATTATCATATATAGGAAAGACATATGATTTGATTACAATAACTGAAGTTGTTGACACTAGAGATGTAGAAATGGTAGCTTGTTATGCAGATGTTTTACAAATTGGGGCAAGAAACATGCAAAATTTTGAACTTTTAAAAGAAGCTGGTCAGACTCAGAAGCCCATACTATTAAAGCGAGGAATGAATGCAACGATCCAGGAATTCATGTATGCAGCAGAATATATTGGACTACAAGGAAATAGAAAATTGATAATGTGTGAACGTGGAATCCGTACTTTTGAAACGAAAACAAGAAACACATTAGATATATCATCTATACCTATAATTAAATCTGAAACAAGTTTACCAATTTTGGTTGATTTGAGTCACTCACTTGGAAGAAAAGATATCGTAAATCAGATTGCGAAAGCTGTTTTGGCTGCTGGTGCGGATGGTGTGATGGTTGAAGTTCATCCATACCCTGAAATAGCACTTTCAGATAGCAAACAGCAATTGACTCCTTTAGAATTTGATAGGATGTTAGATATATTAAAAGCTTGA
- a CDS encoding class I SAM-dependent methyltransferase translates to MGVNDYKDQSVQTFNKQADNYHSTFFGKHARSLYNYVLDEIKIDTYDSVLDVGCGRGDVLALIVSKDNKIKAHGVDLSPEMLKFANHKLKEQAVLKMGDSENIPWNSNEFSLVTCTDSFHHYPNPQIALSEMYRVLKQSGKLIISEIWLPTPARQVTNMVLPMMKTGDVRIYSKNELAYMLDKCGFKNIVWKRLNMMAYLCTAEK, encoded by the coding sequence AATTATCATTCTACCTTTTTCGGGAAGCATGCAAGGTCCTTGTACAATTATGTGCTTGATGAGATTAAGATTGATACATATGATTCGGTATTAGATGTAGGATGTGGTAGAGGGGATGTATTAGCTCTTATTGTGAGTAAAGATAATAAAATAAAAGCACATGGGGTTGATTTGTCACCGGAAATGCTGAAATTTGCAAACCATAAATTAAAAGAACAAGCAGTATTAAAGATGGGAGATTCTGAAAATATCCCTTGGAATAGTAATGAGTTTAGTCTTGTAACATGTACAGACTCTTTTCACCATTATCCGAATCCACAGATAGCATTATCTGAAATGTATCGAGTACTTAAACAAAGTGGAAAACTGATTATTAGCGAGATTTGGCTGCCAACGCCTGCCAGACAGGTTACAAACATGGTTTTGCCAATGATGAAAACGGGTGATGTAAGGATCTATTCTAAAAACGAACTTGCCTATATGCTGGATAAATGCGGATTTAAAAATATAGTTTGGAAAAGGCTAAATATGATGGCATACCTTTGTACAGCTGAAAAATAA